The following proteins come from a genomic window of Miscanthus floridulus cultivar M001 chromosome 2, ASM1932011v1, whole genome shotgun sequence:
- the LOC136540657 gene encoding cyclin-dependent kinases regulatory subunit 1, protein MGQIQYSEKYFDDTYEYRHVVLPPEVAKLLPKNRLLSENEWRAIGVQQSRGWVHYAIHRPEPHIMLFRRPINYQQQQEAAAAQMLPK, encoded by the exons ATGGGTCAGATCCAGTACTCCGAGAAGTACTTCGACGACACCTACGAGTACAG GCACGTCGTCCTCCCGCCCGAGGTCGCCAAGCTCCTCCCCAAGAACCGCCTCCTCTCCGAG AACGAGTGGCGCGCGATCGGTGTGCAGCAGAGCCGCGGGTGGGTGCACTACGCGATCCACCGGCCGGAGCCGCACATCATGCTCTTCCGCCGCCCGATCAActaccagcagcagcaggaggcggCTGCCGCGCAGATGCTGCCCAAGTGA
- the LOC136535698 gene encoding aquaporin TIP1-1 has protein sequence MPISRIAVGTHHEVYHPGALKAAFAEFISTLIFVFAGQGSGMAFSKLTSGGATTPSGLIAAAVAHAFALFVAVSVSANISGGHVNPAVTFGAFVGGNITLFRGLLYWVAQLLGSTVACFLLRFSTGGLATGTFGLTGVSVWEALVLEIVMTFGLVYTVYATAVDPKKGSLGTIAPIAIGFIVGANILVGGAFTGASMNPAVSFGPALVSWEWGYQWVYWVGPLIGAGIAGVIYELLFISHTHEQLPTTDY, from the exons ATGCCGATCAGCAGGATCGCCGTGGGGACCCACCATGAGGTGTACCACCCGGGCGCCCTCAAGGCGGCGTTCGCTGAGTTCATCTCCACCCTCATCTTCGTCTTCGCCGGCCAGGGCTCCGGCATGGCCTTCA GCAAGCTGACCAGCGGCGGCGCGACGACCCCCTCGGGCCTGATCGCGGCGGCTGTGGCGCACGCCTTCGCGCTGTTCGTGGCGGTGTCCGTGAGCGCCAACATCTCCGGCGGGCACGTGAACCCTGCCGTGACGTTCGGCGCCTTCGTGGGCGGCAACATCACCCTGTTCCGCGGCCTCCTGTACTGGGTGGCCCAGCTGCTGGGCTCCACGGTGGCGTGCTTCCTGCTCCGCTTCTCCACGGGCGGGCTGGCCACGGGCACCTTCGGCCTCACGGGCGTCTCCGTGTGGGAGGCGCTGGTGCTGGAGATCGTGATGACCTTCGGGCTGGTGTACACGGTGTACGCCACCGCCGTGGACCCCAAGAAGGGCAGCCTGGGCACCATCGCCCCCATCGCCATCGGCTTCATCGTGGGCGCCAACATCCTGGTCGGCGGCGCCTTCACCGGCGCGTCCATGAACCCCGCCGTGTCCTTCGGCCCCGCGCTCGTCAGCTGGGAGTGGGGATACCAGTGGGTGTACTGGGTCGGCCCACTCATCGGCGCCGGCATCGCCGGCGTCATCTACGAGCTGCTCTTCATCTCCCACACCCACGAGCAGCTCCCCACCACCGACTACTAG